One segment of Rosa chinensis cultivar Old Blush chromosome 6, RchiOBHm-V2, whole genome shotgun sequence DNA contains the following:
- the LOC112171779 gene encoding uncharacterized protein LOC112171779: MVRVLHRDSYDEPMNPHGVGCCMLILVSLMTTLLLIDTIVHQSLNPEEPQFWVDSAAVTGLELTSSSGLTATWNMTLVAHNPNRKLMIDIAGVQVFIYFGKMEKYYWYNHGHLVESQHILATKLLPSFFLYTGNQTSLDFKVGVAGHCVDGETAKEVSQGKTVKFGVFLHVEYKYRTKVWLMGDTRPIKLLCDQVEFLLLPNTNHHAGVSTCQFPCRIFG; the protein is encoded by the coding sequence ATGGTAAGGGTTCTTCATCGCGACTCATACGACGAACCGATGAACCCTCACGGCGTGGGCTGTTGTATGCTCATATTGGTCAGCCTGATGACCACGCTTCTGCTGATCGACACAATTGTACATCAGTCGCTCAATCCAGAGGAACCCCAGTTCTGGGTCGACTCAGCTGCCGTGACCGGACTCGAGCTCACCAGCTCCTCCGGATTGACTGCCACGTGGAATATGACGCTCGTGGCACACAATCCCAACCGCAAGCTCATGATCGACATTGCCGGTGTCCAAGTGTTCATATATTTCGGAAAAATGGAGAAGTACTACTGGTACAACCATGGGCATCTGGTTGAGAGCCAACACATTCTGGCGACGAAGCTGTTGCCTTCTTTCTTCTTGTACACAGGAAACCAGACGAGTCTGGATTTCAAGGTCGGAGTAGCGGGGCATTGCGTGGACGGCGAGACAGCCAAGGAAGTTTCACAAGGGAAGACAGTGAAGTTCGGGGTGTTTCTGCACGTTGAGTATAAATATAGGACCAAGGTCTGGTTGATGGGAGACACTCGCCCTATTAAGCTCTTGTGCGACCAGGTCGAGTTCCTGTTGCTCCCAAATACGAATCACCACGCCGGAGTTTCCACCTGTCAGTTTCCTTGCCGCATATTTGGATAa